A genome region from Bacillus marinisedimentorum includes the following:
- a CDS encoding DUF294 nucleotidyltransferase-like domain-containing protein: MQAEAFRSVVKEQFPFNLLREEELSYILEDARSTSFSKNEYIFHEDDEEMDIYFLLSGHAKNILHRTNGRQFSVRFYYPGDLVGLMIMLTSGEMTFSVQALDKCKAIRFNKLKFLEIMSGNKEFSRIILESIGNRMKSLYDEIRNKSSVEEEENISLFKTRAAALMESPLFINEHEPFKRAVHKIKEHETNGVMVSSKDGTEVIGVIGKAELMNYVLTDGSIEERSKALDWMNQDPFTVDHDSFAYEALSYFKYHHVDLVPVMKDGIPVGMLTAESFLGIQDSEYLDLTFQVTRAEKVERLINLSPVNNRKFQHFVRAMLAENMPAYDISELISNYNDEIHRQIIKLCEQEMKEEGYGLPPVPYCFIVMGSEGRKEQAFSTDQDNGLILNSYEHLPNSGEINEYFSVFARKINITLERCGFPQCSGGIMAQEEKWRKSIDQWKQSVNDWIANIDAEEIRDFTIFLDFRPIYGDFALAEELRELLTEKVKRSHTLQQLLTKDTLRFRVPRVFGRIGAPKPGKTAKKKTLNLKKAAIMQIVNGLRIYAIKYGIKETNTLKRLKLLVKQEAFHPRDAENTMLALHHLLSFRIGINLDQLEENRPLSNEVAITDLPKDERRKLKTALGVARRMQQVAELSFNRNRVV; this comes from the coding sequence ATGCAGGCTGAAGCATTCCGGTCGGTTGTAAAAGAACAATTCCCGTTCAATTTACTGAGAGAAGAAGAGTTATCATACATCCTGGAGGATGCCAGATCAACCTCTTTTTCAAAAAACGAATACATATTTCATGAAGACGATGAAGAAATGGATATTTACTTCCTGCTGTCCGGTCATGCGAAAAATATCCTGCACAGGACGAACGGCCGGCAATTTTCAGTGAGGTTTTATTACCCCGGCGATCTTGTTGGATTGATGATCATGCTCACAAGCGGGGAAATGACCTTTTCCGTCCAGGCCCTTGATAAATGTAAAGCGATCCGCTTCAATAAATTAAAATTCCTTGAAATCATGTCCGGAAATAAAGAGTTTTCAAGGATCATCCTTGAATCAATCGGCAACCGGATGAAATCGCTGTACGATGAAATTCGGAATAAAAGCTCTGTTGAAGAGGAAGAGAATATCAGTCTCTTCAAAACAAGAGCGGCGGCACTTATGGAAAGCCCCCTCTTCATAAATGAGCATGAACCGTTCAAACGGGCCGTCCATAAAATAAAGGAACACGAAACGAATGGGGTGATGGTCAGTTCCAAAGATGGTACGGAGGTCATTGGAGTCATCGGAAAAGCGGAATTGATGAATTATGTGCTGACTGACGGCTCCATAGAAGAACGCAGCAAAGCTTTAGACTGGATGAATCAAGACCCCTTCACCGTTGACCATGATTCATTCGCGTATGAAGCCCTTTCCTACTTCAAGTATCATCATGTCGACCTTGTGCCGGTCATGAAGGATGGAATCCCGGTCGGCATGCTTACCGCTGAATCCTTTCTCGGCATCCAGGATTCCGAATATCTTGACTTAACATTTCAGGTGACGAGAGCAGAAAAGGTGGAGCGCCTGATCAATCTGTCCCCTGTAAACAACAGGAAATTTCAGCATTTTGTCCGGGCTATGCTTGCTGAAAACATGCCTGCTTATGATATTAGTGAATTGATTTCAAACTATAACGATGAAATCCACCGGCAAATCATCAAATTGTGTGAGCAGGAAATGAAAGAAGAAGGCTACGGCCTGCCGCCAGTGCCGTACTGTTTCATTGTGATGGGGAGCGAAGGGAGAAAGGAACAGGCCTTCAGTACTGACCAGGACAACGGCTTGATCTTGAACAGCTATGAACATTTGCCCAACTCCGGTGAAATCAATGAGTATTTTTCTGTCTTCGCAAGGAAGATCAATATCACGCTTGAACGCTGCGGTTTCCCGCAATGCAGCGGCGGAATCATGGCTCAGGAAGAAAAATGGAGAAAATCAATTGATCAATGGAAGCAGTCGGTAAATGACTGGATTGCAAACATCGATGCTGAAGAAATCCGTGATTTCACCATATTTCTCGATTTCCGCCCAATATATGGGGATTTTGCGCTTGCAGAGGAGTTGCGCGAACTCTTGACCGAGAAGGTCAAACGTTCGCATACACTGCAGCAGCTTCTGACAAAGGATACGCTCCGCTTTCGGGTCCCGCGTGTGTTTGGAAGGATAGGTGCTCCAAAACCGGGAAAAACCGCAAAGAAGAAAACGCTCAATCTAAAAAAGGCAGCCATCATGCAAATTGTGAACGGCCTGCGCATATACGCCATCAAGTACGGAATAAAGGAAACCAACACATTGAAACGCCTGAAATTGTTAGTGAAACAGGAGGCGTTCCATCCCCGTGACGCGGAAAATACGATGCTCGCATTGCACCATTTGCTAAGCTTCAGGATCGGAATTAATCTGGATCAGCTCGAAGAAAACAGGCCGTTGTCCAATGAAGTGGCAATTACAGATTTACCGAAGGATGAGCGCAGGAAGCTCAAGACAGCTCTTGGAGTAGCAAGAAGGATGCAACAAGTCGCTGAATTAAGTTTCAACCGAAATCGCGTGGTGTAA
- a CDS encoding DUF2627 domain-containing protein: MSRFIALLIMLLPGIAAGYGIKLMRDMLFGILNPPIPSLTIQFIAGLLLFIAGLAFIGGFIFYRDQKRNKLQPRLNRKR; the protein is encoded by the coding sequence ATGAGCCGATTCATCGCGCTGCTGATCATGCTGCTTCCCGGCATAGCCGCCGGATATGGAATAAAATTGATGAGGGATATGCTTTTCGGCATTTTAAATCCGCCGATTCCTTCACTTACTATCCAGTTCATTGCCGGACTGCTGTTATTCATCGCCGGACTTGCTTTCATCGGCGGGTTCATTTTCTACAGGGACCAAAAGCGCAATAAATTACAGCCCCGTTTAAACAGGAAAAGGTAA
- a CDS encoding 3'-5' exonuclease gives MKERNFYDLPVHQPLTSYTFTVFDLETTGFLPEVGDAVVSFGAVKWTGLNWQEQEHFYELVKPVIKVPKNIFQLTGIKKSDIKHGIPFVQAFGKFLEFSKGTILVAHPASFDVNFLKATASRWELPDFHPLYIDSYTLARFLHPDADNRLDHLIDCYGVKQHERHHALNDAIMTGEVFLQMIEKLNEKDILTLSHLQKALQEIKPPAMPYKSFDA, from the coding sequence ATGAAAGAACGCAACTTTTACGACCTGCCCGTTCACCAGCCGCTCACTTCCTACACGTTCACAGTGTTCGACCTGGAAACGACAGGTTTTTTGCCCGAAGTGGGTGATGCCGTTGTTTCTTTTGGAGCAGTGAAATGGACAGGCTTAAACTGGCAAGAACAGGAACACTTTTATGAGCTTGTCAAACCGGTCATCAAAGTTCCAAAAAACATTTTTCAGCTGACAGGCATCAAAAAAAGCGATATCAAACACGGTATTCCATTCGTCCAGGCATTCGGCAAATTTCTTGAGTTCAGTAAAGGCACGATTCTTGTGGCCCATCCTGCTTCTTTTGATGTGAACTTTTTAAAGGCGACAGCTTCCAGATGGGAGCTCCCGGATTTCCATCCGCTGTATATCGACTCCTACACACTCGCCCGGTTTCTGCATCCGGATGCCGACAACAGGCTTGACCACCTTATCGATTGTTATGGAGTGAAGCAGCACGAACGCCACCATGCCCTGAACGATGCCATCATGACAGGGGAAGTCTTCCTTCAAATGATCGAAAAACTTAACGAAAAAGACATTCTCACGCTCTCACATCTTCAAAAAGCACTGCAAGAAATCAAACCTCCCGCCATGCCGTATAAATCTTTTGATGCTTAA